One Mycolicibacterium parafortuitum DNA segment encodes these proteins:
- a CDS encoding nuclear transport factor 2 family protein, which produces MTIADELADLAAQAELAQAKARYCRLLDTKDWSALAGLMTAEILFDLDAGNPSSVPIMGRENVLAAVRASVADALTVHQVHAPEFEIAGDEAQVIWAVQERVVWENGTSLTAFGHYHDRWVRLDGRWRIAELRLTHLIMEFG; this is translated from the coding sequence ATGACAATCGCAGACGAGCTGGCAGATTTGGCGGCGCAGGCAGAACTCGCACAAGCCAAGGCGCGCTACTGCCGTCTGCTGGACACCAAAGACTGGTCCGCGCTCGCCGGGTTGATGACCGCAGAGATTCTCTTCGACCTGGACGCCGGAAATCCCTCGTCGGTGCCGATCATGGGACGAGAGAACGTTCTGGCAGCGGTCCGCGCTTCAGTTGCCGATGCGCTCACCGTGCATCAGGTGCACGCCCCCGAGTTCGAGATCGCCGGCGATGAGGCGCAGGTGATATGGGCGGTCCAGGAAAGGGTCGTGTGGGAGAACGGAACCTCGCTGACGGCCTTCGGTCACTACCATGACCGGTGGGTCCGGCTCGACGGCCGTTGGCGCATCGCCGAACTGCGGTTGACGCATCTGATCATGGAGTTCGGCTGA
- a CDS encoding DUF427 domain-containing protein, with protein MTTHISPAPYTAQVWAGERMVAESDACLLLTETDHVDRLYFPEDAVRWEYLTPSPTKTVCPVEGEAVYWSLTDAEARTADVAWSYPTPLPDVAAIAGHVSFHSPALTVVVLERWPDGTTVPARFPLWGDAVDLARLIDVVPAEALTFRGPALGPTQRDVVEGGQLAAQAIVATSKALPSQRVTAVSMTFLKAASFTAPLDVDVELLRHGRTFSTAEVRISQHGVLRSAGLVLADAGAPDVMRDVDPMPSVPPPHECVPFTGFGMTGREIRVVDGAYDPDPDRVAPPRIDAWVRFRDSADEGYLRQALLAQSTTHWIIAAGMLPHKGFGEAQAHRTLSTGIMKADIAFHDEVDIEDWLLYTNHAFWSGRGLVQGDGRVYTRDGTLAASYTVQAMVRNFTRAPHEMGQDSRTAM; from the coding sequence GTGACGACGCACATCTCGCCTGCCCCGTACACAGCACAGGTGTGGGCAGGTGAGCGCATGGTCGCCGAGAGCGACGCCTGTCTGCTCCTCACGGAGACCGATCACGTGGACCGGCTGTACTTCCCCGAAGATGCCGTCCGTTGGGAATACCTGACCCCCTCGCCGACGAAGACCGTCTGCCCGGTCGAAGGCGAAGCCGTCTACTGGAGCCTGACCGACGCCGAAGCACGCACGGCCGATGTCGCGTGGTCCTACCCGACACCGCTTCCCGACGTCGCTGCGATCGCCGGGCATGTGTCATTCCACAGTCCGGCGCTGACCGTCGTGGTGCTCGAGCGGTGGCCGGACGGAACGACGGTGCCGGCTCGATTCCCGCTCTGGGGCGATGCCGTCGACCTCGCGCGACTTATCGATGTGGTACCCGCAGAAGCGTTGACGTTCAGGGGACCGGCGCTCGGTCCAACTCAGCGAGACGTCGTCGAAGGCGGACAACTCGCGGCTCAAGCGATCGTCGCCACCTCCAAGGCTCTCCCATCTCAGCGGGTGACCGCGGTGTCCATGACCTTCCTGAAAGCGGCCTCCTTCACCGCACCACTGGATGTCGACGTGGAGCTTCTCAGGCACGGGCGGACGTTTTCCACTGCCGAGGTTCGCATCAGCCAGCACGGCGTTCTCCGCAGTGCAGGGCTGGTACTCGCCGATGCCGGCGCACCCGATGTGATGCGCGACGTCGATCCGATGCCGTCCGTCCCCCCACCCCACGAATGCGTTCCGTTCACCGGATTCGGCATGACCGGACGCGAGATTCGCGTGGTCGACGGCGCCTACGATCCTGATCCCGACCGCGTGGCCCCGCCCCGCATCGACGCGTGGGTCCGTTTCCGCGACAGCGCGGATGAGGGGTATCTGCGGCAGGCACTTCTCGCTCAGTCCACGACACACTGGATCATCGCGGCGGGAATGCTGCCGCACAAGGGCTTCGGTGAAGCGCAGGCACACCGTACCCTTTCCACCGGAATCATGAAGGCCGACATCGCCTTTCACGACGAGGTCGATATAGAGGACTGGTTGCTCTACACCAACCATGCCTTCTGGTCGGGCCGAGGACTGGTCCAGGGCGACGGGCGTGTCTACACGCGCGACGGCACGCTGGCGGCGTCCTACACAGTTCAGGCGATGGTGCGCAATTTCACGCGCGCGCCGCACGAGATGGGTCAGGACAGCCGCACGGCGATGTGA